CACCACCGCAGCATCATCACCGAACACACAAGAAGAGAGAAGCTTCTCGATCGATGGCGGTGGGATTCCGGCGGACGCTGTCGACGCTCACGTCGCACAAGGCGGTGGCGCCGTCGTTCCTGCTCGACTGCGCGCGGCCCAAGAAGCTGTCCTACGCGCGCGTCAGGTCGACGAGCCTGCCCGTCCGCCtccacccgctcgtcgccggcctgcaCGACGCGGCGAGGGCGCTGCTCAAGTGGGCGGACGCACCGGCGCAGACGGGGCCGGCCTGGGTGGCGGACGGGGCGGACAGGGCGGGGAAGGTGCTCGCCGGGCTCGCCGACCTGCTCCACCACCCGCAGGCGCAGGACGCGCTGCGGCGGCCGTGGACGGAGCAGCTGctcgacgacctcctcctcctcaccgacCTCCACGGCTGCTTCAGGGAGTCGCTCGTCGCGCTCAGGCAGCTCCTCGCCGAGACCCACGCCGCGCTCCGGCGCCGCGACGGGTcgcgcctcgccgcggcgctgcGCGCGCAGCGGCGCTCGGCGCGGGAGGTCTCCcggctcgcctcctccgcgcgcgACCTCTCCCACCGTGCCGCCCCGGgagacgacgccgacgaggccACCCTCGCCGACGCcttcgcggccgccgcctcctccgtggcggccgcggccgccgccgtcttcgccggcgtgtcgtccgcctccgccgagtccgcggcgagcgccgcgccgtcgccacggACACCGACGCCCTACTCCCCCGCCCGCACGCCGGCCAGCCCCATGTGGCTGGTGACCgacctcctccggcggcggcggaccgtCTCCTTCGAGGACTACtgcaacgaggaggaggaggagaggaaggcggccatggcgagggtgcgtggcctcgaggagtgcgtcgccgccgccgagagcgGCTGCGAGGAGGTGTACCGCGCGCTCGTCAATGCCAGGGTGTCGCTGCTCAACCTGCTCACGCCCACATTTTGACTCCACAATCCCCACACATTTCTCTTCGATTCGATCCCCTgtgttcatcttcttcagaGAGATCAACTGATTTTTTGAGCAAAGGCTGTGAGATTAGTTGCCAAAAGATTTCATTTTGTTTCGTTTGGCGTGTGTACATGATGTAAATACTTTTGTGATGTAAAGAAGATGATCCCCCACTTAGGTTCAAAAACATGTCAAATTTCGCATCTTTCATCCCTTCTCTCTGCATTGCCTATTTGCCTCTGCAAGATTGCTCAATgggcttgcttttttttttctttcctcttatttttttttctatttgaacAGGTGAACATTGTATTAATTCTACTCTGCTAGATTGAGaagtgaacaatgttactatttCAATTCAGGCATTCAGctatctctttctcatttgcaTGCATGGGAACAGTGTTGTATCAACAATTTTTCCTTTTCAGAAAATTAAAAAAGGTCACAGGGCTGAATCAACAATTCAAGACGCATTCATTGCAAAGGGAGATGTTTAATGAGTAGATTGGGCATCAATCTAGGGCTAGGGTCGGTTTGGCACCACATGGAGTTGTATCTGTGCAGTTAATGTGCCACGCTGGAGTGATCAGTGACCAAACCCTTTTCCAGTGGTGCCATCGCCAACTTCTCCCTGTACTGAAGTTGACGTTTATCCGGCCAGCCATTTCAGCCTAACCTCACATTCCATTGCCCAACATTGCCAAGTTGCCAGCTTGGTTCTCAAGTCAAGATGATCCTCTGATCGTGAACTGACACCGGTTTCTGAACCTATGGCAAATCCTCATCCACACTGACCATGCATCCAACTGTAACATTCACACATACTCCTACATTATTAGTATAAACAAAACATCTGCACATTGGTTTCTGAATTCAGACAACTCAACTGACAGTCATCCGGGCCATCTGGCCATGCATCAGATCAACTGAATAATTAAGCCGTTTTTTTGCCACAGAGATTACCGTACTAATTGAAAAGGCGAAAGCAACATAGCAACAGTCTCGTTTTGAACACCAAACTTAACAAGAAAAGTGGCACATCACTTTTTTCACAAGTAGAGTAGGGTCAGTGCAGCCATGGCCGTCCTGAGCCTGAACAACTCCGGTACAGTAGTCTCTGCTGCAACACATCGATCGCCGGTGTGATTGGCCCGGATTTCATTGCCACCAGATCACATGAAGAGGAGATCAATGTAGCCTCACTCAAataatggagagagagagagagagagagagagatgatatgcagattcaaTCATATGGATCCATCACTTGCaccatgtttagttccaaaataattcttcaaacttcaaacttttccatcacatcaaaactttcctgcacacataaacttccaacttttccgtcttatcgttccaatttcaaccaaacttccaatttttgtgtgaactaaacacagccttgctggctggctggctagcTAGAATGTTGCAATCCAAGTCAGCTTTGGACGGATGCAATCCATAATGCAAAAGAGAAGGACCCCCCAATCTTCTGGAATTCTGGTACCATCTGAAAGTCTCTGAAATCCAGAGTATACTGAAAATACTGAATCTAATCTAATGGCACATGCATAATTGGGTTGGTTGGGTAGGGCACCTCCTTTTGCTTGCTCTATGATTTTGGCCTGGATCTTGCGGTTTGCACATGGGGATGGGATCCAAACACCGCGTGCTTAATAGTATTTCAACTTAGGAGATCACGACGAGGATGATATTAGTCTTAGATTTGTTAGGACAGAATTCAAATCATTTTAATCGGAGACGAGACTGATGTGATGAGACCACTTGCGTGTGACAGCTCGTGCGGATTTAGTATATTTGTGAGTAGTGGAAAAGCTTCTTTTGTTTAAGACGCGCGCGAGCACGATGGGAGTAGCTACCAAAAGGAGAATCTCTCGTCGATCGCTCGCATGCACATCACGGACGATTTCTTTTTCGTCTTTGCAACCTTGGAATTATCAAGTGTTTTTTAGgcaacttttgttttgttaataaagctttttttttgttatccaATCTCTTGCtactaggagaaaaaaaaaaggacgatAGAAAAGGGGAGGAAAAGATGCGAAAGGGAGAACCACTGGAATAATTCATGATCGATCGCTTTGTGGCAATTTGGGCCCAGGAGATGAAGGAGATTGGATGGATGGGCCCAGATAATGCATGTCGCTAGCCTTTTTGGTGTTTGAGCCCACCTTAGATGCGCGCGTTTGGGCAAATTGGCACGTGATCAACGACGCCGCAATATGCGTACACGCGGGAGACGCATCGCGGTCGGTTGGACACGAGCTGATCTCGTGATGCTGCCGCTGCCTTCCTCGTCAAGGCCTCATCAGTTACCATATTCTCTAATAAATCAagacaatttatttaaaaataaaaattaatttatatgtgTATTTTTAGCGACATAAAAGCTAATATTTAAAAACacattgaaaatatcttaaaatcaacatcgaaaatttaaatttcgatTTTAACTTTAACTTATTAGGGCAACCAGCTCGAACTTGTGAACGGCATATACGGGAGATTGGATGCAACGGCACACGCGTTGTGGGGTTCACGCGTCCCAGCTCCCAAGCAACCCCATCTCAAAAGATTCTCATTCCCGACCAACCAACCATTCCAAGCAGGCCCAAAGTGTGGTGAGCCGGGCTATATTGTGAAAGCCCAATCCTGCTATTTGGGCCGGGTGCTTAGTGCTCGCTGCAGTTGTAGCAgagtattttatttatttatttatttttaatatttataatgttttttttgtcttgcGTATCTATAATTCTATACCCCTAATGATATTTGGTATTGTaggggctttttttttttttagagaattcATTATATGCCATTGACTTTGTCACACGcctacgatttgccactgactttgccatgttacaatatgccatcgacttttgcttaacttctatgaTTTACCATCACCGTCCGGTTAGCCTCCGTTAGCACTGTAcaattttatgcaaatgaccaaaatacccttggacaaaaacatccaaaatttggataaaattatcaaaatattatattataaatataagattgtaaacatccaGAATTTggtcaaaaacttaaaatctggtatttcagaatttttatccaaattttgaaagtttttgtcCCAAAGGTATTTAGATCATTTCGACAaaattgtacagtactaacggagactaa
Above is a window of Oryza sativa Japonica Group chromosome 10, ASM3414082v1 DNA encoding:
- the LOC9267334 gene encoding uncharacterized protein codes for the protein MAVGFRRTLSTLTSHKAVAPSFLLDCARPKKLSYARVRSTSLPVRLHPLVAGLHDAARALLKWADAPAQTGPAWVADGADRAGKVLAGLADLLHHPQAQDALRRPWTEQLLDDLLLLTDLHGCFRESLVALRQLLAETHAALRRRDGSRLAAALRAQRRSAREVSRLASSARDLSHRAAPGDDADEATLADAFAAAASSVAAAAAAVFAGVSSASAESAASAAPSPRTPTPYSPARTPASPMWLVTDLLRRRRTVSFEDYCNEEEEERKAAMARVRGLEECVAAAESGCEEVYRALVNARVSLLNLLTPTF